Genomic DNA from Pedobacter africanus:
CAGTAAAAAAAATCGCCAGGCGGGAAGGCTATGCATGTTATGTAGCAATGGTAGAAACGCTGAAAAACCGGATAAATGACAAGCTGGTTAACGTTGATGATGTGGGTCTGGTGATTGTAGATGAGGCCCATCACAATTCCTTTCATAAGCTGCTTGGTAAGTTTAAAAATGCTTCTGTTATTGGTGTTACCGCTACTCCGTTCAGTTCAGATGTTAATCTGCCTATGCGCAGGAATTACAACGAGCTGGTTGTTGGCGCTCCAATTTGTTCGTTAATCGAATCGGGCTATCTCGCAAGGCCATTTACATGGAAATACGATGTGGAGCTCAATACGCTAAAAACCGGTATTCACGGAGATTTTACGGTCAGTACCTCTGACGAGCTCTATAGTTCAAAGCCCATGCTGGACCTGTTGGTACATGCCTATGAGCGTCATTCCAAAAATAAGAAGACACTTATTTTCAATAACGGCATTTTTACCTCCCGTAAGGTAGAGGAAGTTTTCAGTGCCCTGGGATACCCCATCCGACACCTGGACAATAAGACCAGTCCAGCTGAAAGAAAGGAAATTTTACAGTGGCTAAAAAAGACGAGGGGGGCGATTCTTACTTCTGTTTCGATTCTTACTACTGGTTTCGATGAACCAACAATTCAGACTGTGATACTGAACCGCGCAACTACTTCAATTACACTCTATCATCAGATGATTGGCAGAGGATCACGAAGGTTGCCTCAGAAAAAGACGTTTTCAATAATAGATTTGGGAAACAATACGGAACGCTTTGGTGAATGGGCTGCGCCGATTGACTGGCAGCATGTGTTTGAGAACCCCGAAACTTATCATGAAATGTTGAACAGCAGAACCAGTTACCAGGCCCATCAGATCCCGTCCGACATGCGTGACAAATTTCCGGCCAGCAGGGAGATTTCTTTTGATGTGCAGGCTGCTCACCAGGCGGCGTTGGAAAGTGGAAAGAAAGCCAGGGTGGTGATACGGGATTCCATTCGCCAGCACGCACTGATGTGTGTGGATAACAGTGATTCGATTATCCAGGCACTGGAGTTAACCGCTGAACTGAATAAAGAGATTGACTGGAGGATTAAACAGTACGGCAAGTGTCTTGGGAAAGTGACCAAAAATTACACAGACTGGTTAAAGGAGGATTATATGGTTAAGCTTAAAAAGCTGATCGAAAAGATCATGGGGAGAAGGGTGTTGTTAAAAGCGGCAGTTTAAACTATTCAAAAATAACCTATGTTATGGAAAGGAGGAATTATGCCATGGTATAACGGAGCTTACCCACCATCTTATAAAAACCAGCCCGTACACATTCGTGAAAAGGCGACTGAAATCGCTAATGAGATTTTAAAGGAAGATGGTGATGAAGGAATTGCAATTGCAACCGGGCTGAAA
This window encodes:
- a CDS encoding DUF2188 domain-containing protein, which produces MLWKGGIMPWYNGAYPPSYKNQPVHIREKATEIANEILKEDGDEGIAIATGLKKAREYFEEHPEEKPRGSNGD
- a CDS encoding DEAD/DEAH box helicase, yielding MKRKLYHYQESDVELLFNKLEQRPFNHRLLYQLPTGGGKTVVFSEIAMKFIKKYNKKVIVLTHRKELCDQTSAAVKLSGISTKVIDSSVKKIARREGYACYVAMVETLKNRINDKLVNVDDVGLVIVDEAHHNSFHKLLGKFKNASVIGVTATPFSSDVNLPMRRNYNELVVGAPICSLIESGYLARPFTWKYDVELNTLKTGIHGDFTVSTSDELYSSKPMLDLLVHAYERHSKNKKTLIFNNGIFTSRKVEEVFSALGYPIRHLDNKTSPAERKEILQWLKKTRGAILTSVSILTTGFDEPTIQTVILNRATTSITLYHQMIGRGSRRLPQKKTFSIIDLGNNTERFGEWAAPIDWQHVFENPETYHEMLNSRTSYQAHQIPSDMRDKFPASREISFDVQAAHQAALESGKKARVVIRDSIRQHALMCVDNSDSIIQALELTAELNKEIDWRIKQYGKCLGKVTKNYTDWLKEDYMVKLKKLIEKIMGRRVLLKAAV